One Streptomyces sp. RPA4-2 genomic window carries:
- a CDS encoding alpha/beta hydrolase yields MHFTSSTSFDGVREQLFTLDGTPGVLWTPEGATGTRPLVLMGHGGGQHKKAPDILALACRIVAECGFSAVAVDVPGHGDRPVDDEYDRIATENRARVAAGEELAPLVAGFQALVARRTVPEWRAVLDAVQRLEHVGPGPVGYWGVSLGCGLGVPFVAAEPRVRAAVLGLGGALASAEHAARVTVPVEFLVQWDDERVPRAQGLALFDALASAEKTLHVNVGRHGEVPAFERDSTLRFFARHLA; encoded by the coding sequence ATGCACTTCACCTCCTCGACGTCGTTCGACGGCGTCCGCGAACAGCTCTTCACCCTCGACGGGACTCCCGGCGTGCTCTGGACGCCGGAAGGTGCCACCGGTACGCGGCCGCTCGTCCTGATGGGACACGGCGGCGGACAGCACAAGAAAGCCCCGGACATCCTGGCCCTCGCGTGCCGCATCGTGGCCGAGTGTGGATTCTCGGCCGTGGCGGTCGACGTGCCAGGCCACGGCGACCGGCCGGTGGACGACGAGTACGACCGGATCGCGACCGAGAACCGGGCTCGCGTCGCCGCCGGCGAGGAACTGGCTCCGCTGGTCGCCGGCTTCCAGGCACTGGTGGCCCGCCGGACCGTCCCGGAATGGCGGGCGGTGCTGGACGCGGTCCAGCGGCTCGAGCACGTCGGTCCCGGTCCGGTGGGCTACTGGGGCGTCTCCTTGGGCTGCGGACTCGGCGTTCCGTTCGTTGCCGCCGAACCCCGAGTCCGCGCCGCGGTACTGGGGTTGGGCGGGGCGTTGGCATCGGCTGAGCACGCCGCGCGCGTCACCGTGCCGGTGGAGTTCCTCGTGCAGTGGGACGACGAGCGGGTGCCGCGGGCCCAAGGGCTGGCGCTGTTCGACGCGTTGGCCTCGGCGGAGAAGACGCTCCACGTCAACGTCGGCAGGCACGGGGAGGTCCCGGCCTTCGAACGGGACAGCACACTGAGGTTCTTCGCCCGGCATCTCGCCTGA